A part of Sebastes umbrosus isolate fSebUmb1 chromosome 21, fSebUmb1.pri, whole genome shotgun sequence genomic DNA contains:
- the pck2 gene encoding phosphoenolpyruvate carboxykinase [GTP], mitochondrial codes for MSCLLLGVIRRHGGVGASVGVRSLASIPSLPPAVAEFVKGAVAECKPAGVHVVTGTPEEAANILAGLERDGMVKKLSKYENCWLARTDPKDVARVESKTVIVTKSQRDTIPIPAGGAKSQLGSWMSESDWQKARQERFPGCMAGRTMYVIPFSMGPVGSSLTKYGVQVTDSPYVVASMGIMTRMGSPVLKKLAEGAEFVRCQHSLGRPLPLKAPLVNSWPCNPEKVLISHLPDTRQIMSFGSGYGGNSLLGKKCFALRIASRIAKDEGWLAEHMLILGITNPQGVKRYVAAAFPSACGKTNLAMMKPTLPGWKVECVGDDIAWMKFDSQGKLRAINPENGFFGVAPGTSDKTNPYAMATIVKNTVFTNVGETSDGGVWWEGLDPPAAGVKLTDWHGKTWQKGSSTQCAHPNSRFCAPASQCPIIDPRWESEEGVPIDAIIFGGRRPEGVPLVYESFNWQHGVFVGASMRSEATAAAEHKGKMIMHDPFAMRPFFGYNFGDYLAHWLSMQNRKAPTHLPKIFHVNWFRKDPATGAFLWPGFGENARALEWIFKRCSREREDEAAKKSIIGWLPEDGAIDTKGLTGSVDMGALFDVPKPFWQKETKELRAYFTQQVGADLPAQVEAELKALEDRVHK; via the exons ATGTCGTGCCTGTTGCTGGGAGTCATACGAAG GCATGGTGGCGTTGGGGCAAGTGTCGGGGTTCGGTCCCTGGCCTCCATCCCCTCGCTGCCCCCGGCGGTGGCCGAGTTTGTGAAGGGAGCGGTGGCTGAATGTAAGCCCGCCGGTGTGCACGTGGTGACGGGGACGCCGGAGGAAGCGGCCAACATCCTGGCAGGTCTGGAGAGGGACGGGATGGTCAAGAAGCTCTCCAAATATGAGAACTG TTGGTTGGCGCGTACAGACCCGAAGGACGTTGCTCGGGTGGAAAGCAAGACTGTGATTGTGACCAAGAGCCAGAGGGACACCATCCCCATCCCTGCTGGAGGGGCGAAGAGCCAGCTGGGCAGCTGGATGAGCGAGTCTGACTGGCAGAAAGCCAGACAGGAGCGTTTCCCGGGCTGCATGGCAG GTCGGACCATGTATGTGATTCCCTTCAGTATGGGTCCTGTAGGCTCCTCTCTGACTAAATATGGTGTCCAG GTGACGGACTCACCTTACGTCGTGGCCAGTATGGGGATCATGACGCGCATGGGCTCTCCGGTCCTGAAAAAACTGGCCGAAGGAGCGGAGTTCGTCCGCTGTCAGCACTCTTTAGGACGACCTTTACCCCTCAAAG CCCCTCTGGTCAACTCGTGGCCCTGTAACCCAGAGAAGGTGCTGATATCTCACCTGCCAGACACCAGGCAGATCATGTCCTTCGGCAGCGGCTATGGAGGAAACTCTCTTCTGGGGAAGAAGTGCTTCGCCCTCCGCATCGCCTCCCGCATCGCCAAGGATGAAGGCTGGCTGGCTGAGCACATGCTG atCCTGGGTATTACCAACCCTCAGGGAGTGAAGCGCTACGTCGCGGCGGCGTTCCCCAGCGCCTGTGGTAAAACCAACTTGGCCATGATGAAACCAACTCTGCCAGGCTGGAAGGTGGAGTGCGTGGGCGACGACATTGCGTGGATGAAGTTCGACAGCCAag GGAAGCTCAGAGCGATCAACCCAGAGAACGGTTTCTTCGGCGTAGCTCCCGGCACCTCGGACAAAACCAACCCCTACGCCATGGCCACCATCGTCAAAAACACCGTGTTCACCAACGTCGGAGAGACCAGCGACGGAGGAGTGTGGTGGGAGGGCCTCGACCCCCCCGCAGCCGGGGTCAAACTCACAGACTGGCACGGAAAAACCTGGCAGAAAG GAAGCTCAACCCAGTGTGCCCACCCCAATTCCCGCTTCTGTGCCCCGGCGTCCCAGTGTCCCATCATTGACCCCCGGTGGGAGAGCGAGGAGGGCGTTCCCATCGACGCCATCATCTTCGGTGGCAGGAGGCCGGAAG GAGTCCCTCTGGTCTACGAGTCTTTCAACTGGCAACACGGAGTCTTTGTTGGAGCCTCCATGAGGTCTGAGGCCACGGCAGCTGCTGAACACAAAG GCAAGATGATTATGCACGACCCCTTTGCCATGCGGCCGTTCTTCGGCTACAACTTTGGCGACTACCTCGCTCACTGGCTGAGCATGCAGAACCGAAAGGCCCCCACCCACCTGCCCAAGATCTTCCACGTCAACTGGTTCAGGAAGGACCCCGCGACCGGCGCCTTCCTCTGGCCAGGCTTCGGCGAAAACGCCCGCGCGCTGGAGTGGATCTTCAAGCGCTGCAGCCGGGAGAGGGAGGACGAGGCGGCCAAGAAGAGCATCATCGGCTGGCTGCCGGAGGACGGCGCCATCGACACTAAAGGCCTGACCGGCAGCGTGGATATGGGCGCCCTGTTCGACGTGCCCAAGCCTTTCTGGCAGAAGGAGACGAAGGAGCTGAGAGCCTACTTCACTCAGCAAGTCGGAGCTGATCTGCCGGCTCAGGTGGAGGCCGAGCTGAAGGCGCTGGAGGACAGAGTGCACAAATAA